Proteins encoded in a region of the Ziziphus jujuba cultivar Dongzao chromosome 3, ASM3175591v1 genome:
- the LOC107423006 gene encoding LOW QUALITY PROTEIN: protein SIEVE ELEMENT OCCLUSION B (The sequence of the model RefSeq protein was modified relative to this genomic sequence to represent the inferred CDS: inserted 1 base in 1 codon), which produces MMHIASNAATKVASVVHHIEEEIIGLFTMTDEKIMDHIYDTHAHGEETFDDDSLFIIVENILKPATQIVDKIVQGSQVHVETFNEKTPKPNFSVPLCTLKQIGCELSCKTPSEDVAHKTTLSILKKLSTYQWEAKAVLTLAAFALEYGDFWFLAQNQHSDQLAKSLGILKRVPVLTKPVVLQKRRQAILELNNLIKATLQVMEIIDQFDKLSIYDPKEIPGLSVALDHIPVDVYWSIVAVVACSTKLTLLTSDEDHPYDLAPYSQKIHYILNKLKIQLVVCRRQVEERETYLRLKKFFQTPTEVMEIFKALTFTRAKPQPLIDGSTNKQVSIEVLRKKNIFLFISTLEITEEDISDLKPVYEGTKKDDNYKIVWIPVVESWTPELQKKFEILRSKMPWFTVQSLSATVGIKFIKEEWNFKGKPSLVVMNHQGRIENTNALHLVKLWGTKAFPFDKAAEETISKQRTWFQTVVVKIDTTISDKMIRAHPNGENYIFFYGGKDNEWVKNFATKATAFANDPIFKEARLXIELFCVGKSPKGGEDHGILGRFWDGIESLFFTKAHKQVDPVTQEIQKLLSYKNENGWALLTKGPHVVTAGHGFTMLRIVEEFEKWKEVIRVKGFEIAFREYHEKLIQSVRHCCRLDIPSVIGKVPERMQCPECPRTMESFISYKCCHIDGPIAYH; this is translated from the exons ATGATGCATATAGCAAGCAATGCGGCCACCAAGGTGGCATCAGTTGTGCATCACATTGAGGAGGAGATTATAGGGCTCTTCACCATGACTGATGAGAAGATCATGGATCATATTTATGACACCCATGCTCACGGTGAAGAGACCTTCGATGATGATTCTCTTTTCATCATCGTCGAAAACATCCTCAAACCTGCAACGCAAATTGTTGACAAAATTGTGCAG GGCAGCCAAGTACACGTGGAGACCTTCAACGAGAAGACCCCTAAACCCAACTTCAGTGTTCCCTTGTGCACCCTTAAGCAGATTGGCTGCGAG CTGTCATGCAAGACTCCTAGTGAGGATGTTGCACACAAAACAACTCTGTCAATACTTAAAAAGCTATCAACCTATCAATGGGAAGCCAAAGCGGTGCTCACTCTGGCTGCTTTTGCCTTGGAATATGGCGATTTCTGGTTCCTTGCTCAGAATCAACACTCGGACCAGCTTGCCAAGTCTTTGGGAATCCTGAAGAGAGTGCCTGTCCTGACTAAGCCTGTCGTGCTTCAGAAACGCAGGCAAGCAATTCTTGAACTAAACAATCTCATCAAGGCCACACTTCAGGTTATGGAAATCATCGACCAGTTCGACAAGCTCTCGATTTATGATCCAAAAGAGATACCTGGGCTGTCTGTAGCACTAGACCATATCCCAGTTGACGTCTACTGGTCAATTGTAGCGGTCGTTGCTTGCTCAACTAAGCTCACTCTTCTCACTAGTGATGA AGACCATCCATATGATTTGGCACCCTATTCACAGAAGATTCACTACATACTCAACAAACTTAAGATCCAGCTTGTTGTTTGCAGAAGACAAGTAG AGGAAAGAGAGACTTACTTGAGGCTCAAGAAATTTTTTCAGACGCCAACTGAAGTGATGGAAATCTTCAAGGCCCTGACATTTACCAGGGCTAAGCCGCAGCCCCTTATTGATGGTTCAACTAACAAACAG GTTAGCATTGAAGTGCTGAGGAAGAAGAACATATTTTTGTTCATCTCGACTCTCGAAATCACAGAGGAAGATATTTCAGATCTCAAACCAGTTTATGAAGGAACAAAGAAAGATGATAATTACAAGATTGTTTGGATCCCCGTGGTCGAGAGCTGGACCCCTGAACTTCAAAAGAAATTTGAGATCCTGAGGTCTAAAATGCCATGGTTCACAGTCCAATCCCTATCAGCCACAGTAGGCATCAAGTTCATCAAGGAAGAGTGGAATTTCAAGGGAAAGCCTTCACTGGTTGTGATGAACCATCAAGGAAGGATCGAAAACACCAATGCCCTCCACCTTGTCAAGCTCTGGGGAACTAAGGCCTTTCCTTTCGATAAGGCTGCTGAGGAAACCATATCCAAACAAAGGACTTGGTTTCAAACTGTAGTGGTCAAAATTGACACTACCATTTCAGATAAA atgATCAGAGCACATCCTAATGgtgaaaattacattttcttCTATGGTGGTAAAGACAACGAGTGGGTGAAAAATTTTGCAACCAAAGCGACTGCCTTTGCAAACGATCCCATCTTCAAGGAAGCAAGAC GCATCGAGCTGTTCTGTGTTGGAAAGAGTCCCAAAGGAGGAGAAGACCATGGAATTCTTGGTCGGTTCTGGGATGGTATAGAGAGCTTGTTCTTCACCAAAGCTCATAAGCAGGTTGACCCTGTTACACAAGAAATCCAGAAGCTGCTTTCCTACAAGAACGAAAACGGTTGGGCTCTGCTTACAAAAGGTCCTCATGTTGTGACTGCTGGTCATGGATTCACAATGCTGAGGATTGTGGAGGAGTTTGAGAAATGGAAGGAGGTTATTCGCGTGAAGGGGTTCGAAATCGCTTTCAGAGAGTACCATGAAAAGCTTATCCAATCCGTTCGCCATTGCTGTCGCCTTGACATCCCGAGTGTGATTGGAAAAGTACCAGAGAGAATGCAATGCCCTGAGTGTCCAAGAACCATGGAGTCCTTCATCAGTTACAAGTGCTGCCACATTGATGGTCCAATTGCATATCACTAA